In one window of Heterodontus francisci isolate sHetFra1 chromosome 24, sHetFra1.hap1, whole genome shotgun sequence DNA:
- the cluap1 gene encoding clusterin-associated protein 1 homolog isoform X4 — MMRALGYPRLISMENFRAPNFPLVAEILIWLVKRYEPQTDIPTDVDTEQDRVFFIKAVAQFMATKAHIKLNTKKLYQADGYSVKELLKITAVLYNAMKTKRMDRSENTEEDSSKFKFDLGSKISDLKTARQLASVITSKGATVFDLLGKEVDLREMRTAAIARPLEINETEKALRAGIKEIIEHVQKTKDMLNNVASDEANLEAKIEKKKMELERSKKRLQTLQSVRPAFMDEYEKIEEELQKQYETYVEKFRNLCYLEQQLEDLHRMEQERFEETENTLRLMQNKLKEEEQRMMKSSGKDDDSDNEIQEDEGSDSDLEDRRPLKPRLTRELPIQGRVGSRVVGTMHGGDTEDELQTLSAHSKEAENSSKSKEDSDESEIDVEEDEEDEYEIAEDDDESIDIQPEQTSSRIHKQELDESDNDF; from the exons ATGATGAGAGCTCTGGGATACCCTCGTCTAATCTCCATGGAAAACTTCCGGGCTCCAAATTTCCCTTTGGTAGCAGAGATTCTCATTTGGCTTGTCAAGAG ATATGAGCCCCAGACAGATATCCCAACAGATGTGGATACAGAACAGGACCGAGTTTTCTTCATCAAGGCTGTAGCTCAGTTCATG GCTACAAAAGCTCACATTAAACTCAACACCAAGAAGCTGTACCAGGCTGATGGTTACTCGGTGAAAGAGCTGCTGAAGATTACTGCTGTTCTCTACAATGCCATGAAGACAAAGCGAATGGACAGAAGTGAGAATACTGAAGAAGATAGTTCCAAATTCAAATTCGACTTGGGGTCAAAG ATTTCAGATTTGAAAACTGCAAGACAATTAGCCTCTGTGATTACCTCCAAAGGAGCAACAGTGTTTGATTTACTAGGAAAAGAAGTAGATCTGAGG GAGATGAGAACAGCAGCGATAGCCAGGCCTTTGGAAATCAATGAGACCGAGAAGGCATTAAGAGCTGGAATTAAAGAAATTATA GAGCATGTGCAAAAGACCAAGGATATGCTGAACAATGTTGCCTCTGATGAAGCAAACCTGGAGGCTAAGATCGAGAAGAAGAAGATGGAGCTGGAGAGGAGTAAGAAGCGACTGCAGACCTTGCAGAGCGTCAG GCCGGCTTTCATGGACGAATATGAGAAGATTGAGGAGGAGCTCCAGAAACAGTACGAGACCTATGTGGAAAAGTTCCGTAACTTGTGCTATCTGGAGCAGCAGCTTGAAGACCTGCACAGGATGGAACAGGAAAGGTTTGAG GAAACTGAAAACACACTGCGTCTGATGCAGAATAAACTGAAGGAGGAGGAACAGAGGATGATGAAAAGTTCAG GGAAAGATGATGATTCTGACAATGAGATACAGGAAGATGAGGGCTCGGATAGTGATCTAGAAGACAGAAGACCATTAAAACCACGGCTCACCAGGGAGCTGCCCATTCAGG GCAGAGTTGGCAGTCGAGTGGTTGGGACAATGCACGGAGGTGACACTGAGGATGAG CTCCAAACATTATCTGCTCATTCAAAGGAAGCCGAGAATTCCAGCAAGAGCAAG GAGGATTCGGATGAGAGTGAGATTGATGTTGAAGAGGATGAAGAGGATGAATATGAAATTGCTGAAGATGATGATGAAAGCATTGATATTCAGCCAGAACAGACCTCGAGCAGAATCCACAAGCAAGAGCTTGATGAAAGTGACAATGACTTCTAG
- the cluap1 gene encoding clusterin-associated protein 1 homolog isoform X3, which yields MSFRDLRSKSLFNTEDFTEMMRALGYPRLISMENFRAPNFPLVAEILIWLVKRYEPQTDIPTDVDTEQDRVFFIKAVAQFMATKAHIKLNTKKLYQADGYSVKELLKITAVLYNAMKTKRMDRSENTEEDSSKFKFDLGSKISDLKTARQLASVITSKGATVFDLLGKEVDLREMRTAAIARPLEINETEKALRAGIKEIIEHVQKTKDMLNNVASDEANLEAKIEKKKMELERSKKRLQTLQSVRPAFMDEYEKIEEELQKQYETYVEKFRNLCYLEQQLEDLHRMEQERFEETENTLRLMQNKLKEEEQRMMKSSGKDDDSDNEIQEDEGSDSDLEDRRPLKPRLTRELPIQGRVGSRVVGTMHGGDTEDEEDSDESEIDVEEDEEDEYEIAEDDDESIDIQPEQTSSRIHKQELDESDNDF from the exons ACTTCACCGAGATGATGAGAGCTCTGGGATACCCTCGTCTAATCTCCATGGAAAACTTCCGGGCTCCAAATTTCCCTTTGGTAGCAGAGATTCTCATTTGGCTTGTCAAGAG ATATGAGCCCCAGACAGATATCCCAACAGATGTGGATACAGAACAGGACCGAGTTTTCTTCATCAAGGCTGTAGCTCAGTTCATG GCTACAAAAGCTCACATTAAACTCAACACCAAGAAGCTGTACCAGGCTGATGGTTACTCGGTGAAAGAGCTGCTGAAGATTACTGCTGTTCTCTACAATGCCATGAAGACAAAGCGAATGGACAGAAGTGAGAATACTGAAGAAGATAGTTCCAAATTCAAATTCGACTTGGGGTCAAAG ATTTCAGATTTGAAAACTGCAAGACAATTAGCCTCTGTGATTACCTCCAAAGGAGCAACAGTGTTTGATTTACTAGGAAAAGAAGTAGATCTGAGG GAGATGAGAACAGCAGCGATAGCCAGGCCTTTGGAAATCAATGAGACCGAGAAGGCATTAAGAGCTGGAATTAAAGAAATTATA GAGCATGTGCAAAAGACCAAGGATATGCTGAACAATGTTGCCTCTGATGAAGCAAACCTGGAGGCTAAGATCGAGAAGAAGAAGATGGAGCTGGAGAGGAGTAAGAAGCGACTGCAGACCTTGCAGAGCGTCAG GCCGGCTTTCATGGACGAATATGAGAAGATTGAGGAGGAGCTCCAGAAACAGTACGAGACCTATGTGGAAAAGTTCCGTAACTTGTGCTATCTGGAGCAGCAGCTTGAAGACCTGCACAGGATGGAACAGGAAAGGTTTGAG GAAACTGAAAACACACTGCGTCTGATGCAGAATAAACTGAAGGAGGAGGAACAGAGGATGATGAAAAGTTCAG GGAAAGATGATGATTCTGACAATGAGATACAGGAAGATGAGGGCTCGGATAGTGATCTAGAAGACAGAAGACCATTAAAACCACGGCTCACCAGGGAGCTGCCCATTCAGG GCAGAGTTGGCAGTCGAGTGGTTGGGACAATGCACGGAGGTGACACTGAGGATGAG GAGGATTCGGATGAGAGTGAGATTGATGTTGAAGAGGATGAAGAGGATGAATATGAAATTGCTGAAGATGATGATGAAAGCATTGATATTCAGCCAGAACAGACCTCGAGCAGAATCCACAAGCAAGAGCTTGATGAAAGTGACAATGACTTCTAG
- the cluap1 gene encoding clusterin-associated protein 1 homolog isoform X1, which yields MSFRDLRSKSLFNTEDFTEMMRALGYPRLISMENFRAPNFPLVAEILIWLVKRYEPQTDIPTDVDTEQDRVFFIKAVAQFMATKAHIKLNTKKLYQADGYSVKELLKITAVLYNAMKTKRMDRSENTEEDSSKFKFDLGSKISDLKTARQLASVITSKGATVFDLLGKEVDLREMRTAAIARPLEINETEKALRAGIKEIIEHVQKTKDMLNNVASDEANLEAKIEKKKMELERSKKRLQTLQSVRPAFMDEYEKIEEELQKQYETYVEKFRNLCYLEQQLEDLHRMEQERFEETENTLRLMQNKLKEEEQRMMKSSGKDDDSDNEIQEDEGSDSDLEDRRPLKPRLTRELPIQGRVGSRVVGTMHGGDTEDELQTLSAHSKEAENSSKSKEDSDESEIDVEEDEEDEYEIAEDDDESIDIQPEQTSSRIHKQELDESDNDF from the exons ACTTCACCGAGATGATGAGAGCTCTGGGATACCCTCGTCTAATCTCCATGGAAAACTTCCGGGCTCCAAATTTCCCTTTGGTAGCAGAGATTCTCATTTGGCTTGTCAAGAG ATATGAGCCCCAGACAGATATCCCAACAGATGTGGATACAGAACAGGACCGAGTTTTCTTCATCAAGGCTGTAGCTCAGTTCATG GCTACAAAAGCTCACATTAAACTCAACACCAAGAAGCTGTACCAGGCTGATGGTTACTCGGTGAAAGAGCTGCTGAAGATTACTGCTGTTCTCTACAATGCCATGAAGACAAAGCGAATGGACAGAAGTGAGAATACTGAAGAAGATAGTTCCAAATTCAAATTCGACTTGGGGTCAAAG ATTTCAGATTTGAAAACTGCAAGACAATTAGCCTCTGTGATTACCTCCAAAGGAGCAACAGTGTTTGATTTACTAGGAAAAGAAGTAGATCTGAGG GAGATGAGAACAGCAGCGATAGCCAGGCCTTTGGAAATCAATGAGACCGAGAAGGCATTAAGAGCTGGAATTAAAGAAATTATA GAGCATGTGCAAAAGACCAAGGATATGCTGAACAATGTTGCCTCTGATGAAGCAAACCTGGAGGCTAAGATCGAGAAGAAGAAGATGGAGCTGGAGAGGAGTAAGAAGCGACTGCAGACCTTGCAGAGCGTCAG GCCGGCTTTCATGGACGAATATGAGAAGATTGAGGAGGAGCTCCAGAAACAGTACGAGACCTATGTGGAAAAGTTCCGTAACTTGTGCTATCTGGAGCAGCAGCTTGAAGACCTGCACAGGATGGAACAGGAAAGGTTTGAG GAAACTGAAAACACACTGCGTCTGATGCAGAATAAACTGAAGGAGGAGGAACAGAGGATGATGAAAAGTTCAG GGAAAGATGATGATTCTGACAATGAGATACAGGAAGATGAGGGCTCGGATAGTGATCTAGAAGACAGAAGACCATTAAAACCACGGCTCACCAGGGAGCTGCCCATTCAGG GCAGAGTTGGCAGTCGAGTGGTTGGGACAATGCACGGAGGTGACACTGAGGATGAG CTCCAAACATTATCTGCTCATTCAAAGGAAGCCGAGAATTCCAGCAAGAGCAAG GAGGATTCGGATGAGAGTGAGATTGATGTTGAAGAGGATGAAGAGGATGAATATGAAATTGCTGAAGATGATGATGAAAGCATTGATATTCAGCCAGAACAGACCTCGAGCAGAATCCACAAGCAAGAGCTTGATGAAAGTGACAATGACTTCTAG
- the cluap1 gene encoding clusterin-associated protein 1 homolog isoform X5: MSFRDLRNFTEMMRALGYPRLISMENFRAPNFPLVAEILIWLVKRYEPQTDIPTDVDTEQDRVFFIKAVAQFMATKAHIKLNTKKLYQADGYSVKELLKITAVLYNAMKTKRMDRSENTEEDSSKFKFDLGSKISDLKTARQLASVITSKGATVFDLLGKEVDLREMRTAAIARPLEINETEKALRAGIKEIIEHVQKTKDMLNNVASDEANLEAKIEKKKMELERSKKRLQTLQSVRPAFMDEYEKIEEELQKQYETYVEKFRNLCYLEQQLEDLHRMEQERFEETENTLRLMQNKLKEEEQRMMKSSGKDDDSDNEIQEDEGSDSDLEDRRPLKPRLTRELPIQGRVGSRVVGTMHGGDTEDEEDSDESEIDVEEDEEDEYEIAEDDDESIDIQPEQTSSRIHKQELDESDNDF; the protein is encoded by the exons ACTTCACCGAGATGATGAGAGCTCTGGGATACCCTCGTCTAATCTCCATGGAAAACTTCCGGGCTCCAAATTTCCCTTTGGTAGCAGAGATTCTCATTTGGCTTGTCAAGAG ATATGAGCCCCAGACAGATATCCCAACAGATGTGGATACAGAACAGGACCGAGTTTTCTTCATCAAGGCTGTAGCTCAGTTCATG GCTACAAAAGCTCACATTAAACTCAACACCAAGAAGCTGTACCAGGCTGATGGTTACTCGGTGAAAGAGCTGCTGAAGATTACTGCTGTTCTCTACAATGCCATGAAGACAAAGCGAATGGACAGAAGTGAGAATACTGAAGAAGATAGTTCCAAATTCAAATTCGACTTGGGGTCAAAG ATTTCAGATTTGAAAACTGCAAGACAATTAGCCTCTGTGATTACCTCCAAAGGAGCAACAGTGTTTGATTTACTAGGAAAAGAAGTAGATCTGAGG GAGATGAGAACAGCAGCGATAGCCAGGCCTTTGGAAATCAATGAGACCGAGAAGGCATTAAGAGCTGGAATTAAAGAAATTATA GAGCATGTGCAAAAGACCAAGGATATGCTGAACAATGTTGCCTCTGATGAAGCAAACCTGGAGGCTAAGATCGAGAAGAAGAAGATGGAGCTGGAGAGGAGTAAGAAGCGACTGCAGACCTTGCAGAGCGTCAG GCCGGCTTTCATGGACGAATATGAGAAGATTGAGGAGGAGCTCCAGAAACAGTACGAGACCTATGTGGAAAAGTTCCGTAACTTGTGCTATCTGGAGCAGCAGCTTGAAGACCTGCACAGGATGGAACAGGAAAGGTTTGAG GAAACTGAAAACACACTGCGTCTGATGCAGAATAAACTGAAGGAGGAGGAACAGAGGATGATGAAAAGTTCAG GGAAAGATGATGATTCTGACAATGAGATACAGGAAGATGAGGGCTCGGATAGTGATCTAGAAGACAGAAGACCATTAAAACCACGGCTCACCAGGGAGCTGCCCATTCAGG GCAGAGTTGGCAGTCGAGTGGTTGGGACAATGCACGGAGGTGACACTGAGGATGAG GAGGATTCGGATGAGAGTGAGATTGATGTTGAAGAGGATGAAGAGGATGAATATGAAATTGCTGAAGATGATGATGAAAGCATTGATATTCAGCCAGAACAGACCTCGAGCAGAATCCACAAGCAAGAGCTTGATGAAAGTGACAATGACTTCTAG
- the cluap1 gene encoding clusterin-associated protein 1 homolog isoform X2, producing MSFRDLRNFTEMMRALGYPRLISMENFRAPNFPLVAEILIWLVKRYEPQTDIPTDVDTEQDRVFFIKAVAQFMATKAHIKLNTKKLYQADGYSVKELLKITAVLYNAMKTKRMDRSENTEEDSSKFKFDLGSKISDLKTARQLASVITSKGATVFDLLGKEVDLREMRTAAIARPLEINETEKALRAGIKEIIEHVQKTKDMLNNVASDEANLEAKIEKKKMELERSKKRLQTLQSVRPAFMDEYEKIEEELQKQYETYVEKFRNLCYLEQQLEDLHRMEQERFEETENTLRLMQNKLKEEEQRMMKSSGKDDDSDNEIQEDEGSDSDLEDRRPLKPRLTRELPIQGRVGSRVVGTMHGGDTEDELQTLSAHSKEAENSSKSKEDSDESEIDVEEDEEDEYEIAEDDDESIDIQPEQTSSRIHKQELDESDNDF from the exons ACTTCACCGAGATGATGAGAGCTCTGGGATACCCTCGTCTAATCTCCATGGAAAACTTCCGGGCTCCAAATTTCCCTTTGGTAGCAGAGATTCTCATTTGGCTTGTCAAGAG ATATGAGCCCCAGACAGATATCCCAACAGATGTGGATACAGAACAGGACCGAGTTTTCTTCATCAAGGCTGTAGCTCAGTTCATG GCTACAAAAGCTCACATTAAACTCAACACCAAGAAGCTGTACCAGGCTGATGGTTACTCGGTGAAAGAGCTGCTGAAGATTACTGCTGTTCTCTACAATGCCATGAAGACAAAGCGAATGGACAGAAGTGAGAATACTGAAGAAGATAGTTCCAAATTCAAATTCGACTTGGGGTCAAAG ATTTCAGATTTGAAAACTGCAAGACAATTAGCCTCTGTGATTACCTCCAAAGGAGCAACAGTGTTTGATTTACTAGGAAAAGAAGTAGATCTGAGG GAGATGAGAACAGCAGCGATAGCCAGGCCTTTGGAAATCAATGAGACCGAGAAGGCATTAAGAGCTGGAATTAAAGAAATTATA GAGCATGTGCAAAAGACCAAGGATATGCTGAACAATGTTGCCTCTGATGAAGCAAACCTGGAGGCTAAGATCGAGAAGAAGAAGATGGAGCTGGAGAGGAGTAAGAAGCGACTGCAGACCTTGCAGAGCGTCAG GCCGGCTTTCATGGACGAATATGAGAAGATTGAGGAGGAGCTCCAGAAACAGTACGAGACCTATGTGGAAAAGTTCCGTAACTTGTGCTATCTGGAGCAGCAGCTTGAAGACCTGCACAGGATGGAACAGGAAAGGTTTGAG GAAACTGAAAACACACTGCGTCTGATGCAGAATAAACTGAAGGAGGAGGAACAGAGGATGATGAAAAGTTCAG GGAAAGATGATGATTCTGACAATGAGATACAGGAAGATGAGGGCTCGGATAGTGATCTAGAAGACAGAAGACCATTAAAACCACGGCTCACCAGGGAGCTGCCCATTCAGG GCAGAGTTGGCAGTCGAGTGGTTGGGACAATGCACGGAGGTGACACTGAGGATGAG CTCCAAACATTATCTGCTCATTCAAAGGAAGCCGAGAATTCCAGCAAGAGCAAG GAGGATTCGGATGAGAGTGAGATTGATGTTGAAGAGGATGAAGAGGATGAATATGAAATTGCTGAAGATGATGATGAAAGCATTGATATTCAGCCAGAACAGACCTCGAGCAGAATCCACAAGCAAGAGCTTGATGAAAGTGACAATGACTTCTAG